From Rhinatrema bivittatum chromosome 5, aRhiBiv1.1, whole genome shotgun sequence, the proteins below share one genomic window:
- the LOC115091563 gene encoding olfactory receptor 56A4-like, producing the protein MALGLGPGGQDLVFGSGHIIEPGFQPRLKPCQDPASSSNSGHKVSTLDTSSSVTVNSTSSPVSVFLLLCFPGIQSWQHWLSIPLALLFLVALVANLTLLITLYTEVSLHEPMYYFLGLLALLDLVLCTATIPKILAIFWFDWKTISPGFCFLQMYIMNAFLAMESSTFLLMAYDRFVAICHPLRYPSIITNGFVAKAAGFIVGRSSLLTLPVPVLAALLHYCSRDAIAHCICTNVAVTTLACSDRTINSIYQLVIGWSLLGSDLVLIIFSYGFILRAVLRLQAEGAAVKALSTCSSHLILIAFFYSVLLVLIFTNKMQNQMSPDIPILLNVLHHLVPPTLNPIVYGVRTKEIKRGILRVYGISKLAA; encoded by the exons TTCTAATTCTGGACATAAGGTGAGTACCTTGGatacttcttcctcagtaactG TGAACAGCACCTCCTCTCCTGTGTCCGTCTTCCTGCTGCTCTGCTTCCCTGGGATCCAGAGCTGGCAGCACTGGCTCTCCATCCCCCTGGCTCTTCTCTTCCTCGTGGCCCTTGTGGCCAATCTCACCTTACTCATCACTCTCTACACCGAGGTCAGCCTGCATGAGCCTATGTACTATTTCTTGGGGTTGCTGGCTCTCCTGGACCTTGTCCTCTGCACTGCTACTATCCCAAAAATCCTGGCCATCTTCTGGTTTGACTGGAAGACGATTAGCCCAGGGTTCTGCTTTTTGCAGATGTACATCATGAATGCCTTCCTGGCCATGGAGTCATCTACCTTTCTGCTCATGGCCTACGACCGCTTTGTAGCTATTTGCCATCCCCTCAGGTACCCCTCTATAATCACTAATGGCTTTGTGGCAAAAGCCGCTGGGTTTATTGTGGGAAGGAGCTCCTTGCTTACCCTGCCTGTGCCAGTGCTTGCGGCCCTGCTGCACTACTGCTCCCGAGATGCCATTGCTCACTGCATCTGCACCAATGTCGCTGTGACTACACTGGCATGCAGTGATCGAACTATCAACAGCATCTATCAGCTTGTCATTGGCTGGTCTTTATTGGGCAGTGACTTGGTGCTTATCATCTTCTCCTACGGCTTCATCCTGCGGGCTGTGCTGCGGCTGCAGGCAGAAGGTGCAGCTGTCAAGGCACtcagcacctgctcctcccacctcattcTCATCGCTTTTTTTTACTCTGTGCTGCTGGTTCTGATCTTCACCAATAAAATGCAGAACCAGATGTCCCCTGATATCCCTATCCTGCTCAATGTTTTACACCACCTTGTCCCACCAACACTGAACCCCATTGTCTACGGTGTGAGGACCAAGGAGATCAAACGTGGGATCCTGAGGGTTTATGGGATAAGTAAGCTGGCTGCCTGA